From Oryza brachyantha chromosome 9, ObraRS2, whole genome shotgun sequence, a single genomic window includes:
- the LOC102707337 gene encoding dolichol-phosphate mannose synthase subunit 3, producing the protein MKHIFKIIAMLVAIAAIWIALIETSTVPRSYTWLLPIYLVVALGCYGLFMVGFGLMFFPTCPQEAVLLQQDIVEAKEFLSKKGVDVGSE; encoded by the exons ATGAAGCACATATTCAAGATCATCGCGATGCTGGTGGCAATCGCAGCTATCTGGATTGCCCTTATTGAAACCTCAACTGTCCCTCGAAGTTATACTTGGTTG CTTCCCATCTACTTGGTAGTGGCACTTGGGTGTTATGGACTTTTTATGGTTGGATTTGGGCTGATGTTCTTCCCAACTTGTCCTCAAGAAGCTGTACTTCTACAGCAG GATATTGTGGAGGCAAAAGAATTCCTATCAAAGAAAGGAGTTGATGTTGGTTCTGAATGA
- the LOC102707614 gene encoding solute carrier family 35 member F1-like, whose protein sequence is MAPRWLRREVFVGLALGQFVSLLITSTGFSSSELARRGVNAPTSQSLLNYILLALVYGGILIYRRQHVTIKWYYYLILGIVDVEANYIVVKAYQYTSLTSVMLIDCWAIPCVIVLTWVFLKTKYGLRKFIGVVVCVAGIIMVVFSDVHASDRAKGPNPLKGDLFVFAGSMLYAVSNVTEEYFVKKSSRIEVMAMLGVFGAVISGIQISILERQELRSTQWNAGAILPFIGFAVAMFLFYSTVPIILKICGATMLNLSLLTSDMWAVLIRIFAYHEKVDWMYFVAFAGTTAGLIIYSYKGSKEAAEETAQVAGATDEEAATGVAGAGDDEADSDKGV, encoded by the exons aTGGCGCCGAGGTGGCTGCGGCGGGAGGTGTTCGTGGGGCTCGCGCTGGGGCAGTTCGTCTCGCTGCTCATCACCTCCAccggcttctcctcctccgagCTCGCCCGCCGAG GTGTCAATGCGCCAACATCGCAGTCTCTGCTGAATTACATCCTTCTTGCGCTTGTTTACGGTGGAATATTGATCTACAGAAGGCAACACGTGACG ATTAAATGGTACTACTACTTGATCCTTGGCATCGTTGATGTAGAGGCTAACTATATTG TTGTGAAAGCTTATCAGTACACATCCTTGACGAGTGTGATGCTCATTGATTGCTGGGCTATCCCCTGTGTCATTGTCCTCACCTGGGTCTTCTTGAAGACAAAATATGGGTTGAGGAAGTTCATCGGTGTTGTGGTTTGTGTGGCTGGCATTATAATGGTAGTATTTTCTGATGTCCATGCCTCTGATCGAGCAA AAGGACCTAACCCTTTAAAAGGTGATTTGTTTGTCTTTGCTGGGTCCATGCTTTATGCTGTCAGTAATGTTACCGAG GAGTATTTTGTCAAGAAAAGCAGTAGAATTGAGGTGATGGCAATGCTGGGTGTTTTTGGAGCAGTTATAAGTGGTATACAGAT AAGCATTCTTGAACGACAAGAACTTCGGTCAACCCAATGGAATGCTGGTGCG ATTCTACCTTTCATTGGTTTTGCAGTAGCAATGTTCTTGTTCTACTCAACAGTACCAATTATATTGAAG ATATGTGGGGCAACTATGCTCAATCTCTCGCTTTTGACCTCGGACATGTGGGCTGTTCTAATCCGTATCTTCGCTTACCATGAGAAG GTTGACTGGATGTACTTCGTTGCTTTTGCCGGCACGACAGCTGGCCTTATCATCTACTCATACAA GGGCTCCAAGGAGGCTGCAGAAGAAACCGCGCAGGTCGCCGGTGCAacggacgaggaggcggcgacgggagttgccggcgccggagacgatGAAGCAGACTCCGACAAGGGGGTCTGA